The Campylobacter concisus genome has a window encoding:
- a CDS encoding NADH-quinone oxidoreductase subunit M, with protein sequence MLSVIIFFPAISAILGFLIENKSIKFYGASIALIELLLAIFICVNVDFQGYDFVLTHQVSLIPSLNISYFVGIDTISLVLIVLSAFMSFISIAALSDDGNLKHLVISVLFLESTMMGVFSALDMILFYSFWELSLIPLLYIIGAFGSKNRIYAAIKFFIYTFLGSVFMLVAIIFIGYLCYQKSGVFSFNLLDWYKLGIGENAQIWLFLAFFFAFGVKTPLFPFHTWLPYAHGQAPTIGSVLLASVLLKMGTYGFVRFSLPLFPDASLLLSGFVCVIAIIMIIYAALVAYVQSDMKQVIAYSSISHMGVIMLGIFSLNLIGLGGSIFLMISHGIVSGALFLLVGVIYERAHTKEICEFGGLAKVMPKYALVFFIATLASIGLPLTIGFVGEFLSLLGVFKLNKLFALLGGFSIIVGAVYMLVLYKRVFFGECKEKNLSLKDLNFKELAALVPLCLLIIALGIAPNLILKPLEPSVQNIISKMQTRAVNNGTKDKISSLNGGSKL encoded by the coding sequence ATGCTAAGTGTCATCATATTTTTCCCAGCCATAAGCGCAATACTTGGCTTTTTGATAGAAAATAAAAGCATCAAATTTTATGGAGCAAGCATCGCTTTAATCGAGCTTTTGCTAGCCATTTTTATCTGCGTAAATGTCGATTTTCAGGGTTATGACTTTGTTTTAACGCATCAAGTCTCGCTCATACCAAGCCTAAATATCAGCTACTTTGTCGGCATTGACACCATCTCACTTGTGCTTATAGTCCTTAGCGCATTTATGAGCTTCATCTCTATCGCCGCACTTAGTGATGATGGAAATTTAAAGCACCTGGTTATTAGCGTGCTATTTTTAGAGAGCACGATGATGGGCGTCTTTAGCGCGCTTGATATGATCTTGTTTTACAGCTTTTGGGAGCTTAGTCTCATACCGCTGCTTTACATCATCGGCGCATTTGGCAGTAAAAATAGAATTTACGCTGCGATTAAATTTTTTATCTACACATTTTTAGGCTCTGTTTTTATGCTAGTGGCGATCATCTTTATCGGCTATTTGTGCTACCAAAAAAGCGGCGTCTTTAGCTTTAACCTGCTTGATTGGTACAAGCTTGGTATAGGAGAAAATGCTCAAATTTGGCTATTTTTAGCATTTTTCTTCGCTTTTGGCGTGAAAACTCCGCTGTTTCCATTTCACACGTGGCTACCTTACGCGCACGGACAGGCTCCGACTATCGGCTCAGTGCTACTTGCTAGCGTGCTTTTAAAGATGGGTACTTACGGCTTTGTGAGATTTTCACTACCACTTTTTCCAGATGCGAGCCTGCTTTTAAGCGGCTTTGTCTGCGTCATAGCCATCATCATGATCATTTACGCAGCCCTCGTTGCCTACGTGCAAAGCGACATGAAGCAAGTGATCGCTTATAGCTCCATTTCACACATGGGTGTCATCATGCTTGGCATTTTTTCACTAAATTTAATAGGTCTTGGCGGCTCGATATTTTTAATGATAAGCCACGGTATCGTAAGTGGCGCTTTGTTCTTGCTAGTTGGCGTCATCTATGAGAGGGCTCACACCAAAGAAATTTGCGAATTTGGCGGCCTTGCTAAGGTGATGCCAAAGTATGCGCTTGTGTTTTTTATAGCAACTCTTGCAAGCATCGGTTTGCCGCTAACCATTGGCTTTGTAGGCGAGTTTTTAAGCCTGCTTGGCGTCTTTAAGCTAAACAAGCTCTTTGCGCTACTTGGTGGCTTTAGTATCATCGTGGGCGCTGTTTATATGCTCGTACTTTATAAAAGGGTCTTTTTTGGCGAGTGCAAAGAGAAAAATTTAAGCCTAAAAGATCTAAATTTTAAAGAGTTAGCCGCTCTTGTGCCACTTTGTTTGCTTATCATCGCCCTTGGTATCGCACCAAATTTGATACTAAAACCACTTGAGCCAAGCGTGCAAAATATCATAAGCAAAATGCAAACTAGAGCTGTAAATAACGGCACAAAGGATAAAATTTCATCTTTAAATGGCGGGAGCAAACTATGA
- a CDS encoding tetratricopeptide repeat protein has protein sequence MKKLLTILFLPLYLSAFSLSLNSGANANKPYSVLQLSDEKEFECVEQILAYDTKRYVCMLDDGILPKIEDTTLPLMDIKYKKQDGKLFIVIMPKAPSKLLNVQTELYSSPSVQDTPKTTISKHFSIIIDTSLSENNKRVSGLNFSPDFRDMLSPSIGALDLNKAPIAGLDSNDIDIYINIKRAYEKGAYESVVKDTQTAMKRHPASLFSSEFLLFRLRALDKIFETKSEFEGLEPKDIVSEGRAWIRKFPSDENYPEVLYLIARAYLKDSIASDAKYMLDILSEEHAESKFTKLAALDYADYLYKIGRQKEALSDYEKVLYSTNDIDLASRAALSLADANIDKEKFDEAKKFVLKIANANEKFFMNDPTKSMNLAYTFASKDMPDVAAKIYEILVNNSDRTKDFYEAALKNLALNLAKTKDEKRAYEYLNRYEKEFKYGDYIDEVAKAKDGLFFEEDDKNATALHARYKDLIEKYAGTNISQKALISELELDLKERKFADALAYNNLAKDENLSRAMELVNEAALELTKEFFIKDDCTAVVNLLENYDVSKVSLPQFKLFNCYFRTARYNDALELAKAHVKDENLEDRVEWLVNLSKILYKNKDYEHAITAANDALSLGSAVEYSDPTPSLFDRFYSLLALKRFTEAVSTISAIEQLRGQDFKIIEAYAAICDYAMKSNDYAIAAMYSKKALELQTKAKIKTFSPKLNFDFAEASLKIDNLDEALDEAKFILNMKLEPEERLHALNLASEIYIRQKQYKLAKGYLDECVSSNFTSAYKDACKAKLEVIK, from the coding sequence ATGAAAAAGCTCTTAACCATCTTATTTTTACCGCTTTATCTATCCGCATTTAGCCTTAGCCTAAACAGCGGCGCAAACGCAAATAAGCCTTATAGCGTCCTTCAGCTAAGCGACGAGAAAGAATTTGAATGTGTGGAGCAAATTTTAGCCTACGACACGAAGCGCTACGTTTGTATGCTAGATGATGGGATCTTGCCAAAGATCGAAGATACGACGCTGCCTTTAATGGACATAAAATATAAAAAGCAAGACGGCAAGCTCTTCATCGTCATCATGCCAAAAGCACCTTCAAAACTTCTAAATGTTCAAACCGAGCTTTACAGCAGTCCAAGCGTGCAAGATACGCCAAAGACGACCATTTCAAAGCACTTTAGTATCATCATCGACACTTCACTCAGTGAAAACAACAAAAGAGTATCTGGGCTAAATTTTTCGCCTGATTTTAGAGATATGCTAAGTCCAAGCATTGGAGCGCTCGATCTTAACAAAGCGCCTATAGCTGGGCTTGATAGCAATGATATAGACATCTACATAAATATAAAAAGAGCTTACGAAAAGGGCGCTTATGAAAGCGTGGTAAAAGATACGCAAACAGCGATGAAAAGGCACCCAGCCAGTCTTTTCTCAAGCGAGTTTTTGCTTTTTAGGCTAAGAGCGCTTGATAAAATTTTTGAGACAAAGAGTGAGTTTGAAGGGCTTGAGCCAAAAGATATCGTAAGCGAGGGCAGAGCCTGGATAAGAAAATTCCCTTCTGATGAGAACTATCCAGAGGTGCTATATCTCATCGCCAGAGCTTACCTCAAAGACAGCATCGCAAGTGATGCAAAATATATGCTTGATATACTAAGCGAAGAGCACGCGGAGTCAAAATTTACAAAGCTTGCCGCGCTTGATTATGCTGACTACCTATATAAAATAGGCAGGCAAAAAGAGGCGCTAAGCGACTATGAAAAGGTGCTCTACTCTACAAACGACATCGACCTTGCAAGTAGGGCAGCACTAAGCCTAGCAGACGCAAATATCGATAAAGAGAAATTTGACGAGGCAAAGAAATTTGTACTAAAGATCGCAAATGCAAATGAAAAATTTTTCATGAACGATCCTACAAAATCGATGAATTTAGCCTATACATTTGCCAGTAAAGATATGCCAGACGTGGCTGCTAAAATTTATGAAATTTTGGTAAATAATAGCGACAGGACAAAGGACTTTTACGAGGCAGCATTAAAAAATTTAGCGCTAAATTTAGCCAAAACCAAAGATGAAAAAAGGGCGTATGAGTATCTAAACAGATACGAAAAAGAGTTTAAATATGGCGATTATATCGATGAGGTCGCCAAGGCAAAGGATGGGCTATTTTTTGAAGAGGACGACAAAAACGCCACCGCACTTCACGCAAGGTATAAAGATCTCATCGAAAAATATGCCGGCACAAATATCAGCCAAAAGGCATTAATCAGCGAGCTTGAGCTTGATCTAAAAGAGCGTAAATTTGCTGATGCGCTAGCTTATAACAACCTCGCAAAAGATGAAAATTTAAGCCGGGCAATGGAGCTAGTAAATGAGGCTGCGCTTGAACTAACAAAAGAATTTTTCATCAAAGATGACTGCACGGCGGTTGTAAATTTACTCGAAAACTACGATGTGAGCAAGGTCTCTTTGCCACAGTTTAAGCTATTTAACTGCTACTTTAGAACAGCACGCTACAACGACGCGCTAGAGCTTGCAAAGGCGCATGTAAAGGATGAAAATTTAGAAGATAGAGTCGAGTGGCTGGTAAATTTGAGCAAAATTTTATATAAAAATAAAGACTACGAGCATGCGATCACTGCGGCAAATGACGCGCTCTCGCTTGGCTCAGCGGTCGAGTACTCAGACCCGACGCCTTCTCTTTTTGATAGATTTTACTCGCTACTTGCGCTAAAACGCTTTACCGAGGCGGTCTCAACGATCAGTGCGATCGAGCAGCTAAGGGGGCAGGACTTTAAGATTATCGAGGCATACGCAGCTATATGTGACTACGCGATGAAGAGCAACGACTACGCTATCGCCGCGATGTACTCTAAAAAGGCGCTTGAGTTACAAACCAAAGCCAAGATAAAGACCTTCTCACCAAAGCTAAATTTTGACTTCGCTGAGGCTTCACTAAAGATAGATAATCTTGACGAGGCGCTTGATGAGGCGAAATTTATCCTAAATATGAAGCTTGAGCCAGAAGAGCGCCTGCATGCTCTAAATTTAGCAAGCGAAATTTATATCAGACAAAAGCAGTACAAGCTGGCTAAGGGCTATTTGGACGAGTGCGTTAGCTCAAATTTCACAAGTGCTTACAAAGATGCCTGCAAAGCCAAACTTGAGGTGATAAAGTAA
- a CDS encoding ABC transporter substrate-binding protein: MRKFFKVLYAASLLCLVANASEGLDKIGMTYVKSPLNVPSIVDKFKGFYAKSFGVPVEYSEITSGAKQTQALASNSLQFLNCVGGTSVILAAANKADIKIISAYSRAPEAFVIFSKDKNIKSPKDLKGKKVAGPKGTILNELLVRYLALGGLSINDVEFISMGIPAAQAALENGSVDAALLAGPAAYNAQKSGLNVVTTGKGVITPVIVTATSGEFYKKHKDVVEKFKKAQDEILAYIKANEDEALKFTAEETGLSIEAVKSMYPQYDFSSKITADDIKALEATQEFMLESKMIEHKIDIKSLLLN; the protein is encoded by the coding sequence TTTTTTAAGGTTTTGTATGCGGCCTCTTTGCTTTGCCTAGTCGCAAACGCAAGCGAGGGCTTAGATAAGATCGGCATGACCTACGTCAAATCGCCGCTAAACGTCCCATCGATCGTCGATAAATTTAAAGGCTTTTACGCAAAGTCTTTTGGCGTGCCAGTCGAATACTCCGAGATCACCTCAGGTGCTAAGCAAACGCAAGCGCTCGCTTCAAATTCGCTCCAGTTTTTAAACTGCGTGGGCGGTACTTCGGTCATACTTGCAGCGGCAAATAAGGCTGACATAAAGATCATAAGCGCCTATTCAAGGGCACCAGAGGCTTTTGTTATATTTTCTAAAGATAAAAACATCAAGTCGCCAAAAGATCTAAAAGGCAAAAAAGTGGCAGGTCCAAAAGGCACGATCTTAAACGAGCTTTTGGTGAGATACCTAGCTCTTGGCGGACTTAGCATAAACGACGTAGAGTTCATTTCTATGGGTATCCCAGCTGCGCAAGCTGCACTTGAAAATGGCAGCGTCGATGCAGCGCTTCTTGCAGGACCTGCTGCTTACAACGCTCAAAAATCAGGCCTAAATGTAGTGACAACTGGCAAAGGCGTCATCACACCAGTCATCGTCACGGCAACAAGCGGGGAGTTTTATAAAAAGCACAAAGACGTAGTTGAGAAATTTAAAAAGGCTCAGGATGAAATTTTGGCCTACATCAAGGCAAACGAGGATGAGGCGCTTAAATTTACGGCTGAAGAGACTGGGCTTAGCATAGAGGCGGTAAAGAGCATGTATCCTCAGTACGACTTTAGCTCAAAGATCACGGCTGATGATATAAAAGCGCTTGAGGCTACGCAAGAATTTATGCTTGAGAGCAAGATGATTGAACATAAAATCGATATAAAATCACTTCTACTAAACTAA
- the nuoN gene encoding NADH-quinone oxidoreductase subunit NuoN has translation MNEIAFLDLNEISLQSLSPMLSMMVFALFILIVGAIKKDLSRNFYCVFCIIAIFVNLGITLDFNGLSLSFWDMLLVDGISIISQIIILIASALFIPLALSTKEYFEYKIYEYYALFLFMIAGFLFMVSSNNLLIIFLGLEISSLCLYTLIALHNKTKSVEAAIKYFAMGSLSAGFFAMAIAMFYLATNSIDIARIGVVIKDLSLNQNLIILLGCVFIASAIGFKLSLIPFHTWIPDVYEGSNAPLAGYMSIVPKVAGFIVALRIFAMLEGSGISWIKDMLYIIAVLTMSLANIMALVQKDVKRMLAFSSIAHAGVVLCALVANSHEANVALFFYWIMFLFANLGAFSMLWVARCDDVVCWDKRFKHPYEKFSGLIKILPSYAVIMGIFMIALAGIPPFSVFWGKMVLISSLIKSDYIVLSLIIMINSAIAIYYYLKLIVFMFLKEPIVKDKNIYISNVSMALKVIVGVAVAGTVFAFLFSGAILEFIEHFVFASGF, from the coding sequence ATGAACGAAATAGCCTTTTTAGACCTAAACGAGATCTCGCTACAATCACTCTCGCCGATGCTTAGCATGATGGTTTTTGCACTTTTTATCCTCATAGTTGGAGCGATAAAAAAGGATCTCTCAAGAAATTTTTACTGCGTATTTTGCATCATCGCTATATTTGTAAATTTAGGCATTACGCTTGATTTTAACGGGCTTAGCCTAAGCTTTTGGGATATGCTCTTGGTAGATGGAATTTCTATCATCTCGCAGATCATCATCCTAATCGCCTCAGCCCTTTTCATCCCTCTTGCACTTAGCACAAAAGAGTATTTTGAGTATAAAATTTACGAGTACTACGCGCTATTTTTATTTATGATCGCTGGATTTTTGTTTATGGTGAGCTCAAACAACCTACTCATCATCTTTTTAGGGCTTGAGATCAGCTCGCTTTGCCTCTACACCCTAATCGCCCTTCATAACAAGACAAAAAGCGTCGAGGCTGCCATCAAATACTTCGCAATGGGCTCGCTCTCAGCTGGCTTTTTTGCGATGGCGATAGCGATGTTTTATCTAGCAACAAACTCAATAGACATCGCTCGTATCGGCGTTGTCATAAAAGATCTTAGCCTAAATCAAAATTTAATAATCCTTCTTGGCTGCGTTTTCATTGCTTCAGCCATTGGCTTTAAGCTCTCGCTCATACCATTTCACACATGGATACCAGACGTTTATGAGGGCTCAAATGCCCCGCTAGCTGGATATATGTCTATCGTGCCAAAGGTTGCGGGCTTTATCGTTGCGTTAAGAATTTTTGCGATGCTTGAGGGCTCTGGAATTTCATGGATAAAAGATATGCTCTACATCATCGCCGTGCTTACGATGAGCCTTGCAAACATCATGGCGCTAGTGCAAAAAGACGTTAAAAGGATGCTCGCTTTTAGCTCGATAGCTCACGCTGGTGTCGTGCTTTGCGCACTGGTGGCAAATTCTCACGAGGCAAATGTCGCCTTGTTTTTCTACTGGATCATGTTTTTGTTTGCAAATTTGGGCGCATTTTCTATGCTTTGGGTCGCAAGGTGCGACGACGTCGTCTGCTGGGACAAACGCTTTAAACATCCGTATGAGAAATTTTCAGGGCTTATTAAAATTTTGCCAAGTTACGCCGTGATAATGGGAATTTTCATGATCGCCCTTGCTGGCATACCGCCTTTTAGTGTATTTTGGGGCAAGATGGTGCTTATCTCATCGCTCATAAAGTCTGATTACATCGTGCTTAGCCTCATCATCATGATAAACTCTGCGATTGCTATTTATTACTACCTAAAGCTCATCGTCTTTATGTTTTTAAAAGAGCCTATCGTAAAAGATAAAAATATCTACATCTCAAACGTCTCGATGGCGCTAAAAGTGATCGTTGGAGTTGCCGTTGCTGGCACGGTCTTTGCCTTTTTATTTTCTGGAGCGATTTTGGAATTTATTGAGCATTTTGTCTTTGCTTCAGGATTTTAG
- a CDS encoding HEAT repeat domain-containing protein translates to MLSLNDLEKEYLELEKENFQDGKRIKFIANLGASDEIAYHYELICKEWQEGGQLNLESSFDRHGGAGLEFLFERLAKKSDQKLKIETIYLIAQILTKSKHRDFYNAFCDRLIPQITSFLETNDALRRKLIIALGWVGTLEQIDILISEMLGSKDSLCRAWAAASLMQMSFHRASQAILRDKTKAAFLQGISSEKELYACAVMIEAAQNLFGKKWISSSAVQNQEAEKIEKARKMAVRFLGRD, encoded by the coding sequence GTGCTAAGTTTAAATGATCTTGAAAAAGAATATCTGGAGTTAGAAAAAGAAAATTTTCAGGACGGCAAAAGGATCAAATTTATAGCAAATTTAGGCGCAAGTGACGAGATAGCGTATCACTATGAGCTCATTTGCAAAGAGTGGCAAGAGGGCGGGCAGCTAAATTTAGAAAGCAGTTTTGATAGGCATGGAGGCGCTGGGCTGGAGTTTTTGTTTGAGCGCTTAGCCAAAAAGAGCGATCAAAAACTAAAAATAGAAACCATCTATCTTATAGCGCAAATCCTCACTAAATCTAAGCATAGAGATTTTTACAACGCGTTTTGTGACCGCCTTATCCCTCAAATAACTTCTTTTTTGGAGACAAATGATGCCTTACGCCGCAAGCTTATAATAGCGCTTGGTTGGGTTGGCACGTTAGAGCAAATAGATATTTTAATAAGCGAGATGCTTGGTAGTAAAGATAGCCTTTGCAGGGCTTGGGCGGCAGCTAGCCTTATGCAGATGTCGTTTCACAGGGCCAGCCAAGCAATCTTGCGAGATAAAACAAAAGCCGCATTTTTGCAAGGCATCTCTAGCGAAAAAGAGCTATACGCCTGCGCAGTTATGATAGAAGCAGCTCAAAATTTATTTGGCAAAAAGTGGATATCATCTAGCGCAGTCCAAAATCAAGAGGCTGAAAAGATAGAAAAAGCAAGAAAAATGGCGGTAAGGTTTTTAGGCAGGGATTAG